Proteins from one Nitrospirota bacterium genomic window:
- a CDS encoding PaaI family thioesterase — translation MNKTLEDDHFCFVCGEKNPSGLHIQFNLHDGKVYAEFMPQKIHQGYKDIVHGGILSTLLDEAMVKVALLQGMPAVTAEINVRFKNSLLIGEKAIIEAEILQINKKIIETSATVKKIDNTIIARGHAKLLRQ, via the coding sequence ATGAATAAAACTTTAGAAGACGACCATTTCTGTTTTGTATGTGGAGAAAAAAATCCCTCTGGCCTCCACATTCAGTTCAATCTCCATGATGGTAAAGTGTATGCTGAATTCATGCCTCAGAAAATCCATCAAGGTTACAAGGATATAGTACACGGTGGAATACTATCAACACTTCTTGATGAGGCTATGGTGAAGGTTGCCTTGTTGCAGGGTATGCCTGCTGTGACTGCTGAAATCAATGTGAGATTTAAAAATTCTCTCTTGATTGGAGAAAAAGCAATTATTGAAGCAGAAATATTACAAATAAATAAAAAGATTATTGAAACATCAGCGACTGTTAAGAAAATAGACAATACAATAATAGCCAGAGGACATGCTAAATTGCTAAGACAGTAA
- the rho gene encoding transcription termination factor Rho — protein MENQKKSLLNENVSIAELKEKTIDELTSVARGFNVEGASSMRKQDLIFAILQAQTEKTGYVFSEGVLEILPDGFGFLRSPDYSYLPGPDDIYVSPSQIRRFNLRTGDLVSGQIRPPKESERYFALLKVEAINHEPPEENINRPLFDNLIPYYPTEKIKLEYDSNDYCTRVMDLITPIGKGQRGMIVAAPRTGKTMLLQSIAKAIKKNHRDIHLIILLIDERPEEVTDWKRQVPTAEIISSTFDEPPQRHCQVSEMVMERAKRLVECKRDVVILLDSITRLARAYNAVIPASGKVLSGGLDSNALQKPKRFFGTARNIEDGGSLTVLATALVDTGSRMDDVIFEEFKGTGNMELHLDRKLVDKRIFPSIDINASGTRKEELLVEKDVLNKMWILRKVLTPLSTVESMEFLLGKLMGTKSNKDFLEMMNK, from the coding sequence ATGGAAAATCAGAAGAAAAGTTTATTGAACGAAAATGTCTCTATTGCAGAATTGAAAGAAAAAACAATAGACGAATTGACGTCAGTTGCACGGGGTTTTAATGTTGAAGGGGCAAGTAGCATGAGGAAACAGGACCTTATCTTTGCTATTCTTCAGGCACAGACAGAAAAGACAGGTTATGTATTCTCTGAAGGTGTACTTGAAATCCTACCTGATGGTTTTGGATTTCTACGTTCACCTGATTATAGCTACCTCCCCGGTCCTGACGACATATATGTCTCACCTTCTCAGATAAGGAGATTCAATCTCAGGACAGGTGATCTTGTTTCTGGACAGATAAGACCACCAAAAGAAAGTGAAAGATATTTTGCCTTACTCAAAGTAGAGGCAATAAATCACGAACCCCCCGAAGAAAATATCAACAGGCCATTATTCGATAACCTTATCCCTTACTATCCCACAGAAAAGATTAAACTCGAATATGACAGTAATGATTATTGTACACGTGTTATGGATCTTATAACCCCAATCGGAAAAGGACAGAGGGGCATGATTGTCGCTGCACCAAGAACCGGGAAAACCATGCTTCTTCAGTCTATAGCAAAAGCAATAAAGAAAAATCACCGTGATATTCACCTGATTATATTGTTAATTGATGAAAGGCCTGAAGAAGTTACGGACTGGAAACGGCAGGTTCCAACAGCTGAAATAATTAGCTCAACATTCGATGAACCACCTCAGAGACATTGTCAGGTCTCAGAAATGGTTATGGAAAGAGCAAAAAGACTTGTTGAATGCAAACGTGATGTAGTAATCTTACTTGACAGTATAACAAGGCTTGCACGTGCTTATAATGCTGTAATTCCTGCAAGCGGAAAGGTACTTTCGGGCGGTCTTGACTCAAATGCTTTACAGAAGCCTAAAAGATTCTTTGGTACTGCACGGAATATAGAAGATGGGGGTAGTCTGACCGTTCTGGCAACTGCACTCGTTGACACTGGAAGCAGAATGGATGATGTTATATTTGAAGAATTTAAAGGTACAGGCAACATGGAATTACACCTTGATAGAAAACTCGTTGACAAAAGGATATTCCCGAGCATTGATATCAATGCTTCAGGCACGAGAAAAGAAGAACTCCTCGTGGAAAAAGATGTTCTTAATAAAATGTGGATTCTGCGAAAAGTCCTTACTCCTTTGAGTACAGTTGAGAGCATGGAATTTCTACTCGGTAAACTCATGGGCACCAAAAGCAATAAAGACTTTCTGGAGATGATGAACAAATAA
- a CDS encoding ABC transporter ATP-binding protein produces MLKTQDLWVSVGNRQILKGVNFSMRYGEINVLFGPNGAGKTSFMMTLMGFPRYKIDQGKIYFKGEDITEKDIYERARIGLGVSFQRPPTVRGITLKKIIEIITHNSADKGSIEENIIKLKLSEHLDRGLNDGFSGGEMKRSELLQLMVQRPDLVLIDEPESGVDIENIALVGEAINSLLGKDKVKDPKRGAIIITHTGYILDFVNADKGYIIFEGNFVCGGNPRDILSEVKKHGYRRCAECR; encoded by the coding sequence ATGTTAAAAACACAGGATCTTTGGGTCTCTGTTGGTAACAGGCAGATTTTGAAAGGTGTCAATTTTTCAATGAGATATGGGGAGATAAACGTCTTATTTGGACCTAATGGAGCCGGGAAAACTTCATTTATGATGACGCTTATGGGATTCCCAAGATACAAAATCGATCAAGGGAAGATATATTTTAAAGGTGAAGATATAACAGAGAAAGATATTTACGAAAGGGCACGGATTGGACTTGGCGTCTCTTTTCAGAGACCTCCTACTGTCAGAGGCATTACTTTGAAAAAAATTATCGAGATAATCACACATAATAGTGCAGATAAAGGTAGTATTGAAGAAAATATTATAAAACTTAAACTTTCCGAACATTTAGATAGAGGACTAAACGATGGATTTTCAGGAGGAGAGATGAAAAGGTCAGAACTCCTTCAATTAATGGTGCAAAGACCTGATCTTGTTCTTATTGATGAACCAGAGTCTGGTGTTGATATTGAGAATATTGCACTGGTTGGTGAAGCGATAAATTCTCTTCTCGGAAAAGATAAGGTAAAAGATCCGAAAAGAGGTGCTATAATTATAACTCATACAGGATATATCCTTGATTTTGTTAATGCTGATAAGGGATATATAATTTTTGAAGGGAATTTTGTCTGTGGAGGGAACCCAAGGGATATTCTTTCAGAAGTAAAAAAGCATGGATATAGAAGGTGTGCTGAATGCCGATAA
- a CDS encoding SufD family Fe-S cluster assembly protein, with product MPISEKYLNQIKEKAEQAKEKKAVFGPDIDLSIYSQHIERGKIESLESLSYQAKEAAILTGINLKEESRSGSYLQIDQSVVYESLNKAYEGQLEIMSTTDALLKYEWMEKYFWKSVPIDQDKYTAQVALNMTHGYFIRVFPDQKPKYPVQSCLLVAENYVSQNVHNIIIVEEGAELQVITGCTLSKNNAEGIHLGISEFYVKKGGRLFFTMIHNWAENFHVRPRTWAVIEDDASFVSNYVLLKPVKSIQAFPVAYLKGDRASAKFNTVVYGLKNSYIDLGSRIILEGKDTRGESIARTIAADESTVYSRGDLIAKTKDYCLAHLDCRGILFSERAKIYAIPQLLSEGATKAELSHEASIGPIAEEQVEYLMSRGIAREDAVSAITSGFLNLNIPYIPDFLDKNIKEVIAATAKEAL from the coding sequence ATGCCGATAAGTGAGAAATATCTTAATCAAATAAAAGAAAAGGCTGAACAAGCAAAAGAAAAAAAAGCGGTTTTTGGTCCGGATATTGATCTGTCGATTTATTCACAACATATAGAGAGAGGAAAGATAGAGAGTCTCGAAAGTCTCTCATATCAGGCCAAAGAAGCAGCAATTCTAACCGGAATCAATCTAAAAGAAGAATCACGCTCAGGTTCATATTTACAGATTGATCAGTCTGTGGTTTATGAGAGTCTTAATAAAGCATACGAGGGACAACTCGAAATCATGAGCACAACAGATGCTTTATTAAAATATGAATGGATGGAAAAGTATTTCTGGAAATCCGTCCCTATTGATCAAGATAAATATACGGCTCAGGTAGCTCTTAATATGACGCATGGTTATTTCATAAGGGTTTTCCCGGATCAGAAACCAAAATATCCTGTGCAATCTTGTTTGCTTGTTGCAGAAAACTATGTAAGTCAGAATGTGCATAATATTATAATCGTTGAGGAAGGAGCTGAACTTCAGGTCATAACCGGCTGTACATTATCAAAGAACAATGCTGAAGGAATACATCTCGGGATTTCTGAATTTTATGTAAAAAAGGGAGGCAGGTTGTTTTTCACGATGATCCATAACTGGGCTGAAAATTTTCATGTGAGACCCAGGACATGGGCTGTTATAGAGGATGATGCATCATTTGTAAGCAATTATGTTCTCCTCAAACCTGTCAAATCCATTCAGGCCTTCCCCGTAGCTTATCTTAAAGGAGACAGAGCTTCAGCAAAGTTTAATACAGTTGTATATGGTCTTAAAAACTCATATATTGATCTCGGCTCAAGAATAATCCTCGAAGGAAAAGATACAAGGGGTGAATCCATTGCAAGAACAATAGCAGCTGACGAGAGCACTGTCTACTCAAGGGGAGATCTTATAGCAAAGACAAAAGATTATTGTCTGGCTCATCTTGATTGCAGGGGCATTCTATTCTCTGAAAGGGCTAAGATTTATGCTATCCCGCAGCTACTTTCAGAAGGTGCAACGAAAGCTGAATTGTCCCATGAGGCTTCTATTGGTCCTATAGCCGAAGAACAGGTTGAATACTTAATGTCAAGAGGTATAGCGAGGGAAGATGCAGTATCTGCAATCACTTCAGGATTTCTTAATCTGAATATCCCTTATATCCCGGATTTTCTCGATAAGAATATTAAGGAGGTTATAGCAGCTACCGCCAAAGAGGCCCTTTAA
- a CDS encoding DUF1015 domain-containing protein: MAKVIPFKGILYNTSKVSIEDVLAPPYDIITPEYREALYMQSPYNIVRIDFGKEEIGDNEIENKYLRARRYFDEWMKEGIFIQSKKPSFYVYEMSYNIHSETKKLIGFLGLVKLEELGKGSIYPHECTHAKPKLDRLNLMRSCEANTSPIFSLYKSSEKGISDVLLGISHEKPYIQDIDISGDVHRLWEINDSEKIKIIQKELKNKAVFIADGHHRYETALEFYKEKNINKMSSIDEPYGYVLMFLANMLSEGITILPTHRLLKEIPEDLNKMLPQYFDIEPVKDNFDIRKRLYDKRRVFGFFYKGSKEWYVLHYKEGVLSEIHPDLREIDVIVLHELILKKLFHTADIGYDMDIKSTIDKVQNGEFVAAFFLNPTRVEDIEKAALLSFRMPPKSTYFYPKLLTGMVLNRWG, from the coding sequence ATGGCAAAAGTAATCCCGTTCAAGGGAATTCTTTACAATACGTCTAAAGTTTCAATAGAGGATGTCTTAGCTCCTCCATACGATATTATTACGCCTGAATATAGGGAAGCGTTATACATGCAGAGCCCATATAATATTGTAAGAATAGATTTTGGTAAGGAAGAAATAGGAGATAATGAAATAGAAAATAAATACTTAAGAGCCAGAAGATATTTTGATGAATGGATGAAAGAAGGCATTTTCATTCAAAGTAAAAAACCTTCTTTCTATGTATATGAAATGTCTTACAATATTCATTCTGAAACAAAGAAACTTATTGGATTTCTCGGCCTTGTAAAACTCGAAGAACTGGGTAAAGGAAGTATCTACCCTCATGAGTGTACACATGCTAAACCGAAACTTGACAGGTTAAACCTTATGAGATCTTGTGAAGCTAACACAAGTCCCATATTCTCATTATATAAGAGTTCAGAAAAAGGTATCTCAGACGTGCTGTTGGGTATCTCCCATGAAAAACCTTATATACAAGACATAGATATCTCCGGGGACGTTCACAGGCTTTGGGAGATTAATGATAGTGAGAAGATAAAGATAATTCAAAAAGAACTTAAGAACAAAGCTGTCTTTATTGCTGATGGACATCACAGATATGAAACAGCACTTGAGTTTTATAAAGAAAAAAATATTAATAAAATGTCGTCAATAGATGAACCATATGGTTATGTTCTTATGTTTCTGGCGAATATGCTTAGTGAAGGCATAACAATTTTACCGACGCACAGATTGTTGAAAGAAATCCCCGAGGATTTGAACAAGATGTTACCACAGTATTTTGATATCGAACCTGTAAAAGATAATTTTGATATAAGAAAAAGACTATATGATAAAAGGAGAGTTTTTGGTTTTTTTTACAAGGGGAGCAAGGAGTGGTATGTCCTCCATTACAAGGAAGGGGTTTTATCAGAAATACATCCTGACCTGAGGGAAATTGATGTTATAGTACTCCACGAGTTGATACTGAAAAAATTATTTCACACTGCTGATATTGGATATGATATGGATATTAAGAGCACCATCGATAAAGTTCAAAATGGAGAATTTGTTGCTGCCTTTTTCCTTAACCCCACAAGGGTTGAAGATATAGAAAAGGCAGCTCTTTTATCATTCAGGATGCCTCCAAAATCAACATATTTTTATCCAAAACTTTTGACAGGTATGGTTTTAAATAGATGGGGGTAA
- the gap gene encoding type I glyceraldehyde-3-phosphate dehydrogenase yields the protein MSLKVAINGFGRIGRNFFRTCREYSEIEIIAINDLTDAKTLAHLLKYDSVHRIFDADIRADEGSVKINGKEIKVFAVTEPEKLPWKDLGVDIVIESTGRFVDRISASKHLDAGARWVIISAPAKEPDVTVCMGVNEETLDPTKHKIISNASCTTNCLAPVAKVIHNEFGIIKGLMTTIHSYTNDQRILDLPHKDLRRARAAALNMIPTTTGAAKAVGLVLPELKGKLNGIAMRVPTPNVSIVDLVVELSKSTTADEINASLKRASEGQMKGILQYSEEPLVSTDLNGNESSSIVDGTLTMVLEGNMAKVFSWYDNEWGYSSRLRDLILYINKRA from the coding sequence ATGTCCTTGAAAGTGGCAATAAACGGATTTGGAAGAATAGGAAGAAATTTTTTCAGGACATGCAGAGAATATAGTGAAATAGAGATTATTGCAATTAATGATCTTACAGATGCAAAGACGCTTGCCCATCTTCTTAAATACGACTCAGTACATAGAATTTTTGATGCTGACATAAGAGCAGATGAAGGAAGCGTGAAAATTAATGGTAAAGAAATAAAAGTATTTGCTGTTACTGAACCTGAGAAACTTCCATGGAAGGATCTTGGAGTGGATATTGTAATTGAGTCAACAGGAAGATTTGTGGATAGAATCTCAGCTTCCAAGCACCTTGATGCTGGAGCAAGATGGGTGATCATTTCTGCACCAGCAAAAGAACCTGATGTAACTGTCTGCATGGGTGTTAATGAGGAAACCTTAGATCCGACAAAACATAAAATTATATCGAATGCATCGTGTACTACAAACTGTCTTGCCCCAGTTGCAAAAGTTATACATAATGAATTCGGGATAATAAAAGGGCTTATGACAACAATACATTCATATACAAATGATCAGCGGATACTCGATCTTCCACACAAAGATTTAAGAAGGGCGAGGGCTGCTGCACTTAATATGATTCCAACTACTACAGGGGCTGCAAAGGCTGTCGGACTTGTTCTGCCAGAATTGAAAGGTAAACTTAATGGAATAGCGATGAGGGTACCAACCCCAAATGTTTCTATCGTTGATCTCGTTGTTGAATTGTCAAAAAGTACGACAGCAGATGAAATCAATGCATCCTTGAAAAGAGCATCTGAAGGTCAAATGAAAGGTATTCTTCAGTATTCGGAAGAGCCTCTTGTTTCGACTGACCTCAACGGGAATGAATCTTCATCTATCGTGGATGGTACACTGACGATGGTGCTTGAGGGAAATATGGCTAAAGTTTTTTCATGGTATGATAACGAATGGGGCTATAGTTCCCGTTTGAGAGACCTTATTTTATACATCAACAAGAGGGCATAA